The nucleotide window ACAGGCAGACTTATCACATTGGGTGGGCACTGCACATGTCCACTTGTGCCTATAGCCATGAAGATATCGAGTTGCCGGTCAGCAACTCCGACGAATGTGCTACATCAAGCGATCGGTTATCCTATACCAGACTTGCGGGCTGGACAAACACGTATACCGATTCGCGGTTCGGCCAAGACAGTCAGTGTTATCGATGTTCCCTCCAGGGTGCTTATCACTGCAAAACGACTGACCAGAGAGTCTAACAAATTTGAGTGTCTTATTACTCATCAAGCGCATCTTCTGTTTATACAGCTTCTAAACATCCCATCCTCCTCTAATACAGGAAAGGTCTATATGAAAAACGCCTTCTGCCACCAGTCACATCTCTCCGCTACAGCGGTGTCAACGACAGTCGTCCTGTTGTACAGAGACACGACGGCCGCGTCATCCCCATAGAGGGGCACCTCCGGCAGACCATCCTGGTTCGGGCTCCCCGTCTTGGCGAACGCCGTCAGGTACGCCTGCAGCGTGTCCGCGACGGAAGCGTTCACCGGCAGCCCGTTGTAGGTCGTCTCGCCGTTGAAGAACGTGTAGCCAATGTCGTTGCCGTGGTGGCCGGGGGGCACGTCAAAGAGGTAGTTGTAcgcgacgccgcccagcGCCTTGTTGAGGAAGTAGTTGTTGCAGATGAACCACGTGTCCGCGACGGTCGCGGACGCGCGCGCGAGGGGCGTCGTCCAGGGGTGCGTGCCGTCGTACACGGCCGGGTAGAGCTGCGTGGTGATGTAgtcgacaacctcgtcggACGCGTCCGGGAGGAGAGGCGTCAGAAGCAGCGAGAGGtagtcctcctcgtcctcgatgaGCGGCGAGGCGAAGATGAAGCCCTCGTCGCTGTTCCGGGCGCCCAACACGGCCACAGACGAGTCGAATCTGCCCTGGGATAGGAGAAGGCCGGGGAGGTCCGGCACGAAGTCCCCGTCGACCGTGGGGCCCCAGCCGAACCCGCCCCAGTACGCGGTCGAAATGGTGACCTGGTTGACCTTATCGAGCACGTCGTATGGCAGCTTCctgaggtcgtcgagggtgcCGACGCTCGAGTTGCTGAAGTAGGACGCCCACTCGAGCGCTCTGGCATACTTCCCCGCCGCCTTGCTGCCGTTCCCGGTGATGAACTCGAAGCCAGGAGACtggaggatggcgcgccggAAGGGGGCGCCGCTGGTCGAGCCGTAGGCCGTGAGCTGGTGCAGGATGGaaccggcgccggcggactCTCCCAGGACCGTGACGTTGTCCGGGTCTCCCCCGAAGAGATGGATGTTCTCCTGGACCCACTGCAGCGCGAACCGCTGGTCGCGGAGGCCAATGTTGGAGAcgccgccctgctcctcgtACTCGGTGCCGGAGATGAagccgaagaggccgagtCGGTAGTTCAAGGCGACGTAGACAATGCCGTCCGAGCCGTCTTCTTGGGACTTTGCAATGAGCGTTGCCGGGTTGCCGCAATAGTTCTTGTCGCCGACGGTGTATCCGCCTCCGTAAATCCACACAAGGACGGGGGCTGCGTCGCAGTCAGTCAGAGCTGTGGGCTCATACGGTCTCTCTGCCACCACCACAGGGGGAAGAACTCACCGCCACCAGCCGAAGAATTGTTCGTGCTTTTAAATATCTTCTCCGGAACCACGACATCCAAGTTTAAACAGTCTTCCGTGATGGTGGAAGCGGGCACCGTGATGGGGGTGTTGAGGTACTGCTTGATCAAGGACGGGTCCGAAGACGGGCTCAGGCCTCGGATCCCGGCAAAAGTCGCGTTGACTTCGTCCAGAGACAGCTGTCCCGCCTGGTATTGGGGAGAAAGACTGAGCCATGGGGGGCTCCCCATTGGGCAGTTTCCCGGCGTCTGACCGTCGTTGACTGTGCGATTCACGACGGTGACCGGGGTGGGAGCTCCGAACCGGGGCGCCGTCGCGTAGCGGATGTTGGAAAAGGTGAACAACCCTCCCGACTCCTGAATATCTTAGCATCAGCCATCTTAGATCTACCAACCAGCAAATGTGTTCTGGACGACTTACATTGTAAGTGGCCTGGTGTACGGCGTATCCAAGGTCAACGGTAGGCAGCTGAGGGGTGCAGTCGGCCCTTGCTTGCGATGCAAGAGCAACAAGTGCCAGAGCGGCCACGTGCGTGTTTCTGATATACATCAACATCGTGACAAAGCTGCTGTGAGTCTCAGAGGGTAACTTGAGCTGTGTCGTGAGGAAGCTGGCATTGAAGCAAGTGTCAGAAATGCCAGGCCTTTTGTACTTCTAGCATCTCATCCTTTTCTTCCGCAAGTAAGCATGATCACAGCAACAGTTCAACTTACCCACTTAAAAACGATGCATTTATCTAACCAGGTTAATTGAATTATGAAACTAGAGGGTGTGGAAGCAACTTGGAGATGGAAACCCTTGGCCGGGCTCCGCCAGCTAGCTATTCAGCAGCCTGGCGGGAACTAAATTACAATTTGTGCTAAGCAGTGGGCGGCCGGTCAAAAGGCCTTAGGCAACTAGACAGCAGCTATGTGTGTATACGAGTTGGTTATACCGGTAAACCACCTACCATAGTAGTTCATTATGCCCCGTTGACACTATCCCACAAACTGCCCCCCTGCTTACTGTCTTGGCGCGGTGGATGGACGCACTTTTGGCGGGTTTGtggtggcgatggcgcctATGAGTGGCTATGGGTCATGTCTGATGCACGGTAACGGGGTgtggcggtgatggcgccTATGAGTGGTGGTGATTCATAACCGATGGATGCATGTCAGACAGGGTCCCGGctggctggtggtggtgatgattCATATCCGATGCACGGCAAGGGTCTTGTCCTGGCCCAATGCGGGATAGCACATCTTCTACCGCCGTCGGGTGGAAAGCCTGCGAACAAAGGAAAAGGGCGGGTTTGTAACCAACCAGCTGCGGGTTTCCCGGCACAGCTGTTGGTGAGCCGTTCTGCAGAGTTCCCGTCATCTCTGAGACAGACACCCACTGCCCTTGATGTCGATCACCCTTGCTTTAGCGGACACAACTCTTGCCGATGACGCTGTACCCACGGGATAGAAGACTACTTGACAGGTCGACTATTTCGGATATTGGTCGAAGTTGCAGCGTCGCAAATGACTTTTCCCTGTTGCATGGCCATTTCCACAGACTTCACATTTCATGTCGGGGGCCAGGCCTACTTTGGCATACAGATGATCATGTCTGGCCCGCCATTAAGGAGAAACTGCATGTCGATAGCACCAGGCTGAGACAAGGACGCTTTGCAAGAGAGGAAGGATGAAAGAGAGTAGGAAACTTGTTGCCATCGGGCCAAATTCTGGTCCCCGGGATGAATCCGGACCCGACAGCACTCGGAGGAACAACGGGCCCGGAGCAATCTCCCCGGCAGGTATTGCCCCACTCCGCTCTCCGGACCATACCGTCCGCGGGCTCCTTCATCCGTGCTGCCCCACTTCTTGGGATGCCGGTTAACCCATGAGTGACAATACCACAGTGTTGAACCAACAAGCCTGACCTGCAGCTGGGAATAGCTGCACCCAGGCTCTGTTAaataagtcagactacccacttttcggcaccccccccatttcggcaccccaaaaatgaagctattcccatcatactcgtcgacttcaattaatcattgacttcttctagatgcaacaacaatacagctttcagcttcactagggtattcagagtcgctggattcggctgcatcatcctctttttccccagccttaagttgcgcctgctggatgtctttgatgttggcgaacttagtgttaggatccagctggactgcccttcttttccttactgcagtattggtgacttgggcctgcagaagctccagtttctgctgggtatttgccagctcatatgcctgctcgctgaagcctttttttaccttcctgaatagaaggcgttgagtaaaggcatcattctccagctctgtgaatagcttcaactgcccagctagatccttcatcttccttggcgtcgaccatgccactgcagatgacgcagatacccatccttcagcttccttgcctccagactgccctttgctgacctgatcagatgatcctgatgctgctggtgttgatgggagcagtagggagctcatcagaggcttcgccatagagacaggccataaccctgtccatttccaaccacttctaatgttctgcatcgtcatacctgcagtacgagccttctgataacagcctataaagttcctcttgcctacaacagttgaatcattccactgaccaaggtatccaagctccttcctataggctgccttgacagggctgaagactgactgatcaagtggctggaggacatgggaggtatgtggcggtaagaacaatagatggatgttgtttatatagcataaccacataaagtcagtcgttgtatgactcccatgtccatccatgatcagcagcctgacctccttgccctgaggaagagtctgagggatgaagaccttctgcagccattcaactgcagtggcatctgaagtccatccattctccgttgcagtgaattgccatccttcataagggccaaggtctagaggaaaccactgctgctggactgccttgcccttatagataacgaggggattcagaacatggcccagggcagagatgcattcgatgatggatacccatgcccttgatccaggctgtttcttacgtacagacttcgtctcagacatgcccagcaccagcccattagatccctggccctcaaggataccagtctcatccatgttgtatctattagctggtttgatgctggtgatctctggtatggcgagtagtttgaaccagtccctgatgacctcagtagatgccccattaacacgcctagaatcgatagggcgacttctctggaccttgactgatggattcctcttcaagaaggcttggatccagccttttcctataggctctgtatcccccatggcatggaggatcctttctgcgaatagcctcacttgcagatgggttggggcaacaccaagggcatgctgaatgcgaacccattcagccagtttagcctcctgactaacagaaagtctctgcaggtcagaaaaggcaattgaccttggttgagtgcccttaatccgatactgaagtgttgatcttgggatgccatacacctgaccagccctcttaatgggcatgccgttggttattgcgtcaagggcctgattgacttcatcttcggtatactggcccataaggttgaaaagaagctctgaggaaaaaatgaggttattcgcataagtatagaaaatgttgttgatgttgaaagttgaggggtatgttctggtgatgaggcatttgaggcatttttggggtgccgaaatggggggggtgccgaaaagtgggtagtctgacttacgACGGATGTCTCCCGTACTTACCAACAAACTGTTTTCTCCGTGTTGTGAAGCTGTTTTCCCCATGACTCAAATCCCGCGAGATGCCATTTTGGCTTGGATATCGGCCTAGAGGTGAGACTGTCCGTCGTCGAAATCTCCAGTAGGATGAGCCCTAATAGCGGGCAAATAGATACTCTCGAATCAAGACAAATATCCCAGGTCATTTCCAACCAAAGATAACACAGTATTTTGCAATCTAACGGCGCGGCCCATTCGACCACCGACAGACAGCAGTGAGGCGACGGCAAACCCTTTCCAGAGGATCACGAGCCCTTCCAAAACACCTAGCTAGATACAGCTGGCAATGGAATGACTGCGAAACTAGAAATGTCTCACCACCCTAACAACCGACACTGGCGGTGCTCCCCCGGGCGGCCTCCCGTCACCTACACGAGGTCCCCCGAGCTTTCCAGCCAGGCCGGAACAAGTAAAGGGAGCGCCAAGAGAAAATCGCTCATACTAAAAACACGACAGACCCCAAACGCGGCGGTACGCGATCTcggtgtgcgtgtgtgtgacAGGGGCAGTCATTACGTTAAAGTTAACCAACGGAATACCGCTTTCGGTCCCAAACGGCAAGACGGCCGAAATCCTGCGGGGATAAGATTCCGACGCCGTGCCAATCGGCTGCTAAGTTTTGGCGATGCATCGCGCGAGGCGGTCACTGATCTGGCAAAGGCCGGGCATCGCAGCTCTTAATCCCTCATCCAAGACACGGCACGGGCGAACGAGTTGCGTGAGAGCGATGTGTGTTGCTCCTCGGTGCGTGCGTGCGTTTACAGGGAGAGGCAAAATTGACTTAAATTGTTGGCTGAAGGTCGATATTCTCGATGCTCCTTCATCTAACAACACACACCCGCATTGGCCTTTCTCTCCTTGCCTCACATGTCTTGTTCCATATGAGCCCAACAAGCATCCCGGATGCCGCTCCGAGCAGCCCGCCATCCCCTCCAGACCCCGAGATGCAGCGCTGGGCCGTCACGGCGGCGGTTTGTGTGGCTTTCGCCGTCCTACTCAGCCTGATACTGTACATGCTCGGATGGCAGAAGTTCAGTAGGGCACGGCATCCACCGGCATCACCGTCCCCCGCGTCGCCGTACCGCGCCCAACACCAGGACAGGGGAGACGTCACGCTGCAGTTGACCAGCCATGCCACGTACAAGATACCaaagaggccgaggctggTGAAGGTGGACAGCAACAGGCTCGGTGCAACGACCGACGTCGCCGATGCCAGGACCTGTCCGGTGTGTCTGGATGAtttcgccgccggcacggTGGTAGGACGACTCCCGTGCGGCCACGTCTTTTGTTCGGCCTGCATCGAGCTGTGGCTTTCCAAGCACGGGTATACCTGTCCTATGTGGTGCGTTTCCCGGCTTGCAATACGGTTCACATACTCCGTGAGACTGATACGTATCCCTAGTCGGTTCAACCTCGAGGCGGGCGCTACTCACTGTGGACGGCCTGGACAGTGAGAAATATGCACACGAATATTGGTGAGAAAGTAGCCCAGTACTTTGCATGGTAGGGGGGCGTGCTTTTGTTTCAGCAACAACTATGGAATGGCATCATCTCGCAAAGCGCGTTGTGGCCTTATACTTCGTATGTACAGCAGGAAGATAGGAAAACATGTACAACAGAAAAGATGATGATGCGTGCCTCGTACGTGAGCCACCTTTGTGGATGAACGTTCCATGAGCGCGTCTCCGGGTAGGTGAATCTCCCATGTCAGGGCTCCCATGTCAAGGGAAGACACTTAATCAAGGCCACTGACCTCAACTAGCTAGCTGGTTCCTATTTACTAGAGAAATCGTTAGCGAGGGACCATGAGAGACAGACATAAACAGGAGCCCTCAGACGTCGGCCGGTTGACTAGACGGACGGGGGGGCAACTCACGGCGGCAGCTCCGGCGCTGTTGAAGGTAGATCCGATAGGGCCGACCTTGATgttggagaagacgacggtgGAGTCGGGAACCTGCGActcgacgtcggccgggACGCCCGAATCGATTCCACAAGACCCGCGGGTCGCGCCGGGGCCGGTGGCGTTGGTCGGGTAGGTCGAGTCGAGCCAGAGCATGTTGGAGTGGTGCTGTGTGTGAAAAGTGTGTTAGCAGAAGACACTTGGTAGCTTGACtgttttctctctctctctctctctctctctctctctctcttaaAGGCAACTTACGTCGTCCCAGACCGACATGACGAGAACCATGCCCTCGGCGAGCGCCTTGCCCATCTGCGCGAGGCCGCCCTTCTGCGTAaagacgtcctcgtcgccaaaCGCCTTCTTCTGCGCGCTGCAGTAGGCCGCCGTGACCGAgttgccctcgacgccggcgacgtccgaCTTGGAGTTGGCAAAGACCTTGCCGTCCTGGACGTAGAACCGCCtgatgtcggcgagggcgccggcctcctcgacgaactGCGTGACGACCGTCATCTTCTTGGAGGTGTCGATGGCGAACTGCGAACCCTTGCCGTAGAAGGACGTGTTGCCCATGCGGTAGCTGTTGAAGTCGCAGCCGTCCGGGTCGCACTGGCCGGCGTACCGGGTCGCGCTGTAGGTGCCGCCGCACGCGTCGCCGGAGCAGCTCAGCTGGCCGACCGTCTCGCACGGGTGCGGCGTGTAGGCCGTCGAGACCGAGTTGGCCTCCCAGATGTCCATCTCGGAGCAGCACGAGCCCAtgttgccgacgccggcgttggcgtcgtTGGACGACGGCACCCAGCCCTCGACGTTGGCCTTGCCGTCGATGAACTTGAGGTCGCGCGGGCACTGGCTGTCGCAGTAGCCCGTGCCGTACGACGCGCCGGCCTTGTTGGAGGGGTGCTTGgacgcgccgccgtcggcatccaTGGAGACGAAGTACAGGGCGCCGTTCAAGCCGCACTATACATTGTTAGTCATGGGCGGCGTAAACAACATCAGAAACCGGGAGATGGGAAGgggagtgtgtgtgtgtgtgtgtcacAAGGGACGGGGACTTACACCCAGCTTGGAGACGTCCACGTCAAAGGTAAACTCCTGCCCCAGCAGTTTGAACATCTGGTATTTGTCGGTGCCCTCCATGAGGTACATCCGGGAACCGATGTTCTTGCTGTAAGGGCCCTGCTGGACGAACTTGAGGCTGAGGGCGTCGCCAGTCGTCGTGGCGCCGTACGTGCCGGCGtagtcggcgccgtcgaggcaGCACTTGGACGCGCAGTCCTCGCCGGTGCTGCAGATGGACGTGTCCCATTTGTTGCCCGTGTAGCAGTTGGTGCTGCCGCTCGTCTGGTGCGTCCAGCGCCAGTTGGCGTCCACggtgacggcgccgttgaccTTGGTGCAGgccccgcccgccgcgcaGTTGGACCAGGTCAGCGCCGGCTTGGTCTCGGCGTTGAGCGTGCAGACCTGCTGCgcgcggacggcggccgcgagggcggcgatggcggaaACCTTGGTCAACATGGTGATGTGTGGGTGCAAGTCAAATAAGTGCACACTGATAAAAATCTTCAGACGTCGAGTCGAGTAGAGAACGGATGAGATGAGAATGGTCAAAGAGCGTGTGTTGGAAACTGTTCAGATGACTTTTGTCTCTTTAGGAAAAAGAATGAAGGACTTGCCAGAAAAGAATGTCGCGAGTGGCTTgggatgagagagagaacagcTTTCCAGTGAGACGATGGCCTCCTTCACATTATATAGACTCTCGGGAACTGTTTCGAGATGGCACTCAAGGTTGAACTATCACCATGGCGGCTTTCCCCCTCACTTCCTGCTTCCCCCTCAACATTTCGAAATTCTGCAATCTCCGGCCAAGGGGCTTACAGCATCCTGTAGGTGAGTCGTGATGTTGTTAATTGGGAACATCGACCCCGGATACTACGGTCACCTGGAGGGATTTTGACGGTCCAGCGGGACCATCAACCCCCAAGATCGGATGCCTTCCCGTCGTTCCCAAGTTGCCCTCGCAACACGGCATTGGACGAACCTGGCCCCGCGTTCATTTCTCCGAGACGTTGGCTGGCCAAGCCGCTGGGCGAAGCTTGTATCCGGAGGGGAAGACTTGGCTCTTCTTGCGGTGGGCCCATCTGCACCAAGTTGATTAAAACTGCCTCAAAGAGCGACGTTCTAAGGTGAGTGACGGATAACgcgggagagggggggggatgatggaTAGGAGGTGGTTTGAGCGAGTTGGAGAGACTAAAGACCACACACACAGTTGCCGCAACCCGTGCGAGTGAGGTGACATCGTTCGTTTTCTCCGCaaaagccccccccccccaggaAACTAGAAAGCCAAGTTCAGGATCCATGCAAGGGACTCCCGGGCGGAACATCTCCCACCGCCCTCCGTTCTATCACTGACGCTGGATGCCATTGGCCGCACAACGCCTGGCATACCCCCCTCGCCCCCTGCAAAGTCCGGAGGCCCGGCACTTGCGAGCCAGTCGTCGAGAGGAGTACCGACAGCCGCAGAGGCGGGTGTTACGGCCTTGCTCATGCTCCGACAATCAACTTACTTGCGGCACTGGCTAGTTAGCTGGTGAGGAGACGGGGTCACAGACTTACCCGTTGATGTGGCCCGTCAAAGCTTCACGCCCTTTTCTGGGCCAGAATGACGGCAACGGTGGGCCCAGTCAACGGTATGACCTTCGCAATAAGCCTCAAATTCTCTCATTGCACGCTCAATCTACCGCAAAGTGCTTCCTTTGCGGACGTTCGTTGGCATCTGCGTGGGATGACCACATCTAGTATACAGCTTCAGACTCTACGCCCGCCCTACACTACCAAGACCACAACCACGTACCTGTACAATAGGCACACCCAACCGGGAGCCCTCAGTCCCGGCATGAGCAATTCTCTGCCCGCGGTAGAAGAACAAAAGTCAAAAGTCCTGTTtgttccccctccccgcgtcatctcctcccccccccttcgtctATTTTACTTTCTTGCCCCTTTTCCATGCCGGGCTATGCCTGCTCCCCGGCTAGAGCATGC belongs to Colletotrichum higginsianum IMI 349063 chromosome 5, whole genome shotgun sequence and includes:
- a CDS encoding Glucanase, giving the protein MLTKVSAIAALAAAVRAQQVCTLNAETKPALTWSNCAAGGACTKVNGAVTVDANWRWTHQTSGSTNCYTGNKWDTSICSTGEDCASKCCLDGADYAGTYGATTTGDALSLKFVQQGPYSKNIGSRMYLMEGTDKYQMFKLLGQEFTFDVDVSKLGCGLNGALYFVSMDADGGASKHPSNKAGASYGTGYCDSQCPRDLKFIDGKANVEGWVPSSNDANAGVGNMGSCCSEMDIWEANSVSTAYTPHPCETVGQLSCSGDACGGTYSATRYAGQCDPDGCDFNSYRMGNTSFYGKGSQFAIDTSKKMTVVTQFVEEAGALADIRRFYVQDGKVFANSKSDVAGVEGNSVTAAYCSAQKKAFGDEDVFTQKGGLAQMGKALAEGMVLVMSVWDDHHSNMLWLDSTYPTNATGPGATRGSCGIDSGVPADVESQVPDSTVVFSNIKVGPIGSTFNSAGAAAVSCPPVRLVNRPTSEGSCLCLSLMLVEVSGLD
- a CDS encoding Carboxylic ester hydrolase → MLMYIRNTHVAALALVALASQARADCTPQLPTVDLGYAVHQATYNESGGLFTFSNIRYATAPRFGAPTPVTVVNRTVNDGQTPGNCPMGSPPWLSLSPQYQAGQLSLDEVNATFAGIRGLSPSSDPSLIKQYLNTPITVPASTITEDCLNLDVVVPEKIFKSTNNSSAGGERPYEPTALTDCDAAPVLVWIYGGGYTVGDKNYCGNPATLIAKSQEDGSDGIVYVALNYRLGLFGFISGTEYEEQGGVSNIGLRDQRFALQWVQENIHLFGGDPDNVTVLGESAGAGSILHQLTAYGSTSGAPFRRAILQSPGFEFITGNGSKAAGKYARALEWASYFSNSSVGTLDDLRKLPYDVLDKVNQVTISTAYWGGFGWGPTVDGDFVPDLPGLLLSQGRFDSSVAVLGARNSDEGFIFASPLIEDEEDYLSLLLTPLLPDASDEVVDYITTQLYPAVYDGTHPWTTPLARASATVADTWFICNNYFLNKALGGVAYNYLFDVPPGHHGNDIGYTFFNGETTYNGLPVNASVADTLQAYLTAFAKTGSPNQDGLPEVPLYGDDAAVVSLYNRTTVVDTAVAERCDWWQKAFFI